A single region of the Latilactobacillus curvatus JCM 1096 = DSM 20019 genome encodes:
- the gatB gene encoding Asp-tRNA(Asn)/Glu-tRNA(Gln) amidotransferase subunit GatB yields MNFETTIGLEVHIELKTNSKMYSPSPVNYGAEPNTNTNVIDWGYPGTLPTLNKGAYTLGMMVATALHADIARDTHFDRKNYFYPDNPKAYQITQYEQPLGKDGYIEVEVDGHAKQIGIAELHVEEDAGKNTHGSDGYSYVDLNRQGTALIEIVSKPDMSTPEEAYAYLETLRQIVQFTGASDVKMEEGSMRVDTNISVRPIGAKQYGVKSELKNLNSFNHVRLGLAYEIKRQSQLLIAGETVRPETRRFDEKTGETFLMRVKTGADDYRYFPEPDLPPLHIGDDWLQEVQDNMPEMPAKRRARYVDELGLPEYDAGVLTNTKEMSDFFEAAVADGAAPKQVSNWLMGEVNAYLNDKQIDLQETALTPAHLAQMINLIKDGIISSKIAKKVFQEIIQNDTDPKAWVEAKGMVQLSDPAKLTPIITGILDDNQQSIDDFKNGKDRAVGFLVGKIMKETRGQANPKVVNDLLMAELNKR; encoded by the coding sequence ATGAATTTCGAAACAACAATCGGACTTGAAGTGCATATTGAATTAAAAACCAATTCAAAAATGTACAGTCCATCTCCTGTAAACTATGGTGCAGAACCGAATACTAACACGAATGTGATTGACTGGGGTTATCCTGGGACATTGCCAACCTTGAATAAAGGGGCATACACACTTGGGATGATGGTTGCGACTGCCTTGCACGCTGATATTGCGCGCGATACGCATTTCGACCGGAAGAATTACTTCTATCCAGATAATCCAAAAGCTTACCAAATCACACAATACGAACAACCCCTTGGTAAAGATGGCTATATCGAAGTCGAAGTCGATGGCCATGCAAAGCAAATCGGGATTGCCGAATTGCACGTTGAAGAAGATGCCGGGAAGAATACCCATGGCTCTGACGGCTATTCATATGTCGATTTAAACCGTCAAGGGACTGCCTTGATTGAAATTGTTTCAAAACCTGATATGTCAACGCCTGAAGAAGCCTATGCTTACCTTGAAACGTTACGCCAAATTGTTCAATTTACTGGCGCATCTGACGTTAAGATGGAAGAAGGTTCAATGCGGGTAGATACTAACATTTCTGTGCGACCAATCGGTGCGAAGCAATATGGTGTGAAATCAGAATTGAAGAACTTGAACTCCTTTAATCACGTCCGTTTGGGGTTAGCTTATGAAATCAAGCGTCAATCACAACTTTTGATTGCTGGCGAAACAGTGCGCCCTGAAACCCGTCGTTTTGACGAAAAAACGGGCGAAACATTCCTCATGCGGGTTAAGACCGGTGCGGATGACTATCGTTATTTCCCAGAACCAGATCTACCACCATTACACATTGGTGATGATTGGTTACAAGAAGTTCAAGACAATATGCCTGAAATGCCGGCTAAACGGCGTGCACGCTATGTGGATGAATTGGGCTTGCCTGAATACGATGCGGGTGTCTTGACGAACACCAAGGAAATGTCTGACTTCTTTGAAGCAGCTGTTGCTGATGGCGCCGCACCAAAACAAGTTTCTAACTGGTTGATGGGTGAAGTGAATGCTTACTTGAACGACAAACAAATTGACCTTCAAGAAACAGCCCTCACACCTGCCCACTTAGCCCAAATGATCAATTTAATTAAAGACGGGATTATTTCATCGAAGATTGCTAAGAAAGTCTTCCAAGAAATTATCCAAAATGACACGGATCCAAAAGCCTGGGTTGAAGCTAAAGGCATGGTCCAATTATCAGACCCTGCTAAGTTGACACCAATCATCACAGGTATTTTAGATGACAACCAACAATCAATTGATGATTTCAAGAACGGTAAAGACCGCGCAGTTGGGTTCTTAGTCGGTAAGATTATGAAGGAAACACGGGGTCAAGCTAATCCGAAAGTTGTCAATGACTTGTTGATGGCCGAATTGAACAAACGATAA
- a CDS encoding CamS family sex pheromone protein has translation MAKYKLWVVAAATVLLLAGCTSLQSNSSSSSSTKSTKKLQTTGKVTDSMYEGVIDNNQYKTSQTRGLTTQQSNTAFDVKSLESGLLNISKKQFPTDKYLYQEGQTIKTAEAQKWLARQSKDNTLGLNPEDNGEKEPDKRNPLYLQQILEQDFLGADGALEGMSIGLGMNQVDYYTKEQYGATFETKISSAMMAQQGKQMANKVLTRLRQKKGLSKTTIVVGLYKQAPKDSLVGGTFFAYGVSKNGSTTIDSWHKMNQANQVFPLVNDEKAVNQSDADAFTSFKEQVQTFFPNLSGVTAQAHYEDGVLAGMNITVNTQFYSETEIMSFTQYIATAADKYLPQNIPLDISISSAEGMQAYVGRAAGSKRFSTHVFGSY, from the coding sequence GTGGCAAAGTATAAATTATGGGTAGTTGCAGCCGCAACGGTTTTATTGTTGGCAGGTTGTACAAGTTTACAAAGCAATTCGAGTTCGTCATCATCAACTAAGTCGACTAAAAAGCTACAAACGACCGGGAAAGTGACTGACAGCATGTATGAAGGGGTTATTGATAATAACCAATACAAGACAAGTCAGACACGTGGATTAACCACACAACAAAGTAACACGGCATTTGATGTGAAGAGTTTGGAAAGTGGCTTATTAAACATTTCTAAAAAACAATTCCCTACTGATAAATACCTCTACCAAGAAGGTCAAACCATCAAAACGGCGGAAGCGCAAAAATGGTTGGCACGTCAATCAAAAGATAATACACTTGGCTTAAATCCAGAAGATAATGGTGAAAAAGAACCGGATAAGCGGAATCCACTGTATCTCCAACAAATCTTAGAACAAGACTTCTTAGGGGCAGATGGTGCGCTTGAAGGGATGAGTATTGGTCTTGGGATGAATCAAGTGGATTACTATACCAAGGAACAATATGGTGCTACTTTTGAAACCAAAATTTCTAGTGCCATGATGGCGCAACAAGGTAAACAAATGGCCAATAAGGTCTTAACGCGTTTACGGCAGAAAAAAGGTTTGAGTAAGACAACCATCGTGGTGGGGCTTTACAAACAAGCGCCTAAGGATAGTTTAGTGGGCGGAACCTTCTTCGCTTATGGGGTCAGCAAAAACGGTAGTACAACGATTGATTCATGGCACAAAATGAACCAAGCCAACCAAGTTTTCCCACTCGTTAATGATGAAAAAGCGGTCAATCAAAGTGATGCGGACGCGTTTACTAGTTTTAAAGAACAAGTCCAAACCTTCTTCCCGAACTTGAGTGGTGTCACGGCTCAAGCACACTATGAAGATGGTGTATTGGCTGGGATGAACATCACCGTTAATACACAATTCTACAGTGAAACAGAAATCATGAGTTTCACACAATACATTGCAACCGCTGCTGATAAATATTTACCACAAAATATTCCATTAGATATTTCAATCTCGTCTGCAGAGGGGATGCAAGCTTACGTAGGCCGAGCAGCCGGCAGTAAAAGGTTCTCAACCCACGTATTCGGGAGTTATTAA
- the gatA gene encoding Asp-tRNA(Asn)/Glu-tRNA(Gln) amidotransferase subunit GatA: protein MNYLYEDLQSIHAKLVAGDLTASQLVTETVAEIDKREPQVDAFLVIDEAGAQAAAAKVDAQPIDADNLLAGMPIGIKDNLLTDGLTTTAASKMLENFTPVFDATVVEKLKAKDAIVIGKNNMDEFAMGSSTETSAFKKTKNPWNLDKVPGGSSGGSAAAVAAGEVVASLGTDTGGSIRQPAAFNGIVGIKPTYGRVSRWGAIAFASSLDQVGVFSRTVADNATVLQAISGHDEKDSTSADIPVPDFRAALNGDIKGMKIAVAKEYMAEGVEPGVKAQIETAIETLKSLGATVDEVSLPNSKYAVQTYYIMASSEASSNLSRFDGIRYGYRSPEAKTLEDVYVKSRSEGFGDEVKRRIMLGTFALSSGFYDAYFKKAGQVRTLIVRDFEKVFADYDLVVGPTTPTTAFDLGRKVSDPVTMYMNDILTIPANMAGLPAMSVPAGLVDGMPVGLQIIGKAFDEESVYRAGYAFEQATQFNKNVPSFKGGKA from the coding sequence GTGAACTACTTATATGAAGATTTACAAAGTATCCATGCCAAATTAGTGGCTGGTGACTTAACTGCTAGCCAATTGGTAACTGAAACAGTTGCTGAAATTGACAAGAGAGAACCACAAGTTGATGCTTTTTTAGTAATCGATGAAGCTGGTGCACAAGCTGCGGCTGCCAAAGTGGACGCCCAACCAATTGATGCAGATAACTTATTAGCTGGGATGCCAATTGGGATTAAAGATAACTTATTAACAGATGGCTTAACAACTACTGCTGCCAGCAAGATGCTTGAAAATTTCACGCCGGTTTTTGATGCAACGGTTGTTGAAAAATTAAAAGCTAAAGATGCAATTGTGATCGGTAAAAACAACATGGATGAATTCGCAATGGGTTCATCAACAGAAACATCAGCCTTCAAGAAGACAAAGAACCCTTGGAACTTAGACAAAGTACCTGGTGGTTCATCAGGTGGTTCTGCAGCAGCAGTTGCGGCCGGTGAAGTCGTTGCTTCTTTAGGGACAGATACGGGTGGCTCAATTCGCCAACCAGCTGCATTTAATGGGATTGTCGGCATCAAACCAACATACGGTCGTGTGTCACGCTGGGGTGCGATCGCTTTTGCTTCAAGTCTTGATCAAGTTGGGGTCTTTAGTCGGACAGTTGCTGATAATGCGACTGTTTTACAAGCCATCAGTGGTCATGATGAAAAAGATAGTACGAGTGCTGATATCCCAGTGCCTGATTTCCGTGCCGCTTTAAATGGTGACATCAAAGGCATGAAGATTGCTGTTGCCAAAGAATACATGGCAGAAGGTGTCGAACCAGGCGTTAAAGCCCAAATCGAAACAGCCATTGAAACTTTGAAATCATTAGGGGCAACCGTTGACGAAGTCAGCTTGCCAAATTCTAAGTATGCCGTCCAAACTTACTACATTATGGCTTCAAGTGAAGCTTCATCTAACTTGTCACGTTTTGACGGGATTCGTTATGGTTATCGTTCACCTGAAGCCAAGACACTTGAAGATGTGTATGTTAAATCACGTTCTGAAGGTTTCGGTGATGAAGTGAAACGGCGGATTATGTTAGGGACGTTTGCCCTTTCATCAGGCTTTTACGATGCTTACTTCAAGAAGGCTGGTCAAGTGCGGACATTAATCGTGCGCGACTTTGAAAAAGTTTTCGCAGACTACGACTTAGTGGTTGGACCAACAACACCAACCACCGCTTTTGACTTGGGTCGCAAAGTATCAGATCCAGTGACAATGTATATGAACGATATCTTAACAATTCCTGCTAACATGGCTGGCTTACCAGCAATGTCAGTGCCTGCCGGCTTAGTAGATGGCATGCCAGTTGGTTTACAAATTATTGGGAAAGCATTTGATGAAGAATCTGTTTATCGCGCAGGTTATGCCTTTGAACAAGCAACTCAATTTAACAAGAACGTTCCAAGCTTCAAAGGAGGAAAAGCCTAA
- the rlmD gene encoding 23S rRNA (uracil(1939)-C(5))-methyltransferase RlmD, which yields MKIQAPVRKNETLTVDIMDLTYEGMGVAKVDNYPLFIEGVLPDEQAEIQVTKVNKQYGFARLVNLLKKSPDRVESKANIYSQTGIAPLQHLAYPAQLDFKRNQVLNVFQKAHLDIPVQPVLGMDDPTGYRNKAQVPVRFIDGALTTGFYRKHSHQVMPMEDFYIQDPKIDEAIKVIRDILRRFYIDPYNEDTHKGVLKTIMVRRGYYSHEMMIVFITRSKKLPAAREIAVEIKKALPEVVSIMQNVNAAQTNVIFGDETKLIAGRDFIRDELMGLKFEISAQSFYQVNPVQTEVLYNKAIEAAELTGNETVIDAYSGIGTISLAVAKHAKQVYGVEVVESAVMDARHNAKINGIENVEFTLGKAEEVMAQWQADDLKVDALIVDPPRKGLETSFIEAVGQLKPAKMVYVSCNPATLARDLELLAAQGYQAESTQPVDMFPQTLHVESVTKLVLK from the coding sequence ATGAAAATACAAGCACCTGTAAGAAAAAATGAAACATTGACGGTTGATATTATGGATTTAACCTATGAAGGCATGGGTGTCGCTAAAGTCGACAACTATCCGTTGTTTATCGAAGGCGTTTTGCCCGATGAACAAGCAGAAATCCAAGTCACAAAGGTCAATAAACAATATGGTTTTGCGCGCTTAGTTAATTTATTGAAGAAAAGCCCAGACCGCGTTGAATCAAAAGCTAACATTTACTCACAAACTGGGATTGCGCCATTACAACACTTGGCATACCCAGCCCAATTAGATTTCAAGCGTAACCAAGTCTTGAACGTCTTCCAAAAAGCCCATTTAGATATTCCAGTGCAACCTGTTTTAGGGATGGATGATCCAACAGGTTACCGGAACAAGGCGCAAGTTCCTGTTCGGTTTATCGATGGTGCTTTAACAACTGGTTTCTACCGGAAACACAGTCATCAAGTGATGCCAATGGAAGACTTCTACATTCAAGATCCTAAGATTGATGAAGCTATCAAGGTCATTCGTGATATCTTGCGTCGTTTCTACATTGATCCATACAACGAAGATACGCATAAGGGTGTTTTGAAGACCATTATGGTTCGCCGCGGTTATTACAGCCACGAAATGATGATTGTCTTCATCACGCGGAGTAAGAAATTACCGGCTGCCCGTGAAATCGCCGTTGAAATCAAAAAAGCTTTACCAGAAGTGGTCAGCATCATGCAAAACGTCAATGCTGCTCAAACGAACGTCATCTTTGGTGACGAAACAAAATTAATCGCTGGCCGCGACTTTATTCGTGATGAATTAATGGGCTTGAAGTTCGAAATTTCAGCCCAATCATTCTACCAAGTGAACCCAGTGCAAACGGAAGTCTTGTATAATAAGGCAATCGAAGCTGCTGAATTAACGGGGAACGAAACAGTCATTGATGCTTATTCAGGGATTGGGACGATTTCATTAGCAGTCGCTAAACATGCTAAGCAAGTTTACGGTGTTGAAGTTGTTGAATCAGCTGTTATGGATGCGCGGCACAATGCCAAGATTAACGGCATCGAAAACGTTGAATTTACACTCGGTAAAGCCGAAGAAGTGATGGCGCAATGGCAAGCAGATGACTTAAAAGTCGATGCTTTGATTGTTGACCCACCACGTAAAGGGTTGGAAACTAGCTTCATTGAAGCCGTTGGTCAATTAAAACCAGCCAAGATGGTCTATGTCAGCTGTAATCCAGCAACATTGGCGCGTGATTTAGAACTATTGGCAGCCCAAGGCTACCAAGCAGAAAGCACACAACCAGTCGACATGTTCCCACAAACGCTACACGTCGAAAGTGTCACTAAATTAGTATTAAAATAA
- a CDS encoding PTS transporter subunit EIIC codes for MNVKKQSIMMRLAQHFNRFQSAAVYQIMQRSLTLLFPFVLIGSISQLIQLALFNRNSFVVNVFHLSNWLSKRNIFQMMFDSITSLTLGIVAALAAMCAARYTAKHYKRDEQLASITGLIAYLILALRLTPNEGLSFNSQMLGMGGLFFGLLVGYLTGLAFKKLGRPHRRDLPLNGSAVGRSLDSMWAILLVLGVILGLSVLLNWLAISILPDQVILRLQSLKANQTGLLFTLGTGLAATSLTFFGLTSMPTLAQFGREGIASSANLNYAFSHHTAWHVPYPFTLGTLYEPFGAIGGTGGTLALVIAVFIFSKQRDYHLIGRWSLLPVLFNFNSAVLVGMPVIGNGLYVIPFLLVPLVNMGIASAAVALNLMPSVVFTVPLGTPGLLQAFMGTNGDLVALAVTVLNVVVGVMIYKPFVQLADQLALVKEAA; via the coding sequence ATGAATGTCAAAAAACAATCTATAATGATGCGCTTAGCGCAACATTTTAACCGATTCCAATCCGCGGCGGTCTATCAGATTATGCAGCGAAGTTTAACGTTGTTATTTCCATTTGTCTTGATTGGGAGTATCAGCCAACTCATCCAGCTAGCACTTTTTAACCGGAATAGTTTTGTTGTGAATGTATTTCATCTTTCGAATTGGTTGAGTAAACGGAATATCTTTCAGATGATGTTTGACAGCATTACGAGTTTGACGTTAGGAATCGTTGCGGCATTAGCAGCGATGTGTGCGGCGCGCTATACAGCCAAACACTATAAGCGTGATGAACAATTAGCCAGCATTACGGGGCTTATTGCCTATTTAATCTTAGCGTTACGGTTGACGCCAAATGAGGGCTTATCTTTCAACAGCCAGATGTTGGGAATGGGGGGCTTATTTTTTGGCCTATTAGTCGGCTATCTGACTGGATTAGCCTTCAAAAAATTAGGACGACCTCATCGGCGCGATTTACCGTTGAATGGGTCAGCAGTAGGACGTTCATTGGATTCTATGTGGGCGATTTTATTGGTGCTCGGCGTCATTTTAGGGCTGAGTGTCCTGCTAAATTGGTTGGCGATTTCAATCTTGCCAGATCAAGTCATCTTACGATTACAATCACTAAAAGCAAATCAAACGGGTCTGCTTTTCACGTTGGGGACTGGTTTAGCGGCCACTAGCTTAACTTTTTTTGGATTAACGAGTATGCCAACATTGGCCCAATTTGGGCGTGAGGGAATCGCATCCTCGGCCAACTTAAACTATGCATTTAGTCATCACACGGCTTGGCACGTTCCATATCCGTTCACGTTAGGGACTTTGTATGAACCCTTTGGTGCGATTGGCGGGACGGGTGGGACATTAGCCTTAGTGATTGCCGTTTTCATCTTCAGCAAACAAAGGGATTATCATTTGATTGGTCGATGGTCGTTGTTGCCCGTTTTATTTAACTTTAATAGCGCGGTCCTTGTGGGAATGCCTGTCATTGGAAATGGCTTGTATGTGATTCCATTCTTATTGGTACCACTGGTAAACATGGGGATTGCATCGGCAGCAGTTGCATTGAATCTCATGCCGTCGGTAGTCTTCACGGTTCCACTTGGGACCCCCGGCTTATTGCAAGCGTTCATGGGCACCAACGGTGATTTAGTCGCGCTGGCGGTGACGGTATTAAACGTTGTCGTCGGCGTGATGATCTACAAGCCGTTTGTCCAATTGGCAGATCAATTAGCACTCGTAAAGGAGGCGGCATAA
- a CDS encoding diacylglycerol kinase, translating into MQKRARLIYNPTSGHEVMKRSVADILDILEQAGYEASAFQTTPEEASAQKEATRAAKADFDLIVAAGGDGTINEVVNGIAGLEKRPMMAVIPAGTTNDYARALKIPRDNPVEAARVILKNQTLKMDIGQANDNYFMNIAGGGLLTELTYEVPSDFKSIFGYLAYVVKGAEMLPQIKPIKMHLEYDEGTYDGEASLFLLGLTNSVGGFEQIAPDAQLNDGNFSLIVVKTANMAELVHLIALVIKGGKHVNDPRVIYTKTSKLVARPGDDDVKMMINLDGEYGGDAPMTFTNLQQHIEMYVNKEDIPDHAITSETPTQQSAEDLFVKEVEAISEEDIDGDGKIG; encoded by the coding sequence ATGCAAAAACGTGCACGGTTAATTTATAATCCAACTTCAGGACATGAAGTGATGAAACGTAGTGTCGCTGATATTCTGGATATTTTGGAACAAGCGGGTTATGAAGCGAGTGCTTTTCAAACAACGCCTGAAGAAGCTTCAGCGCAAAAAGAGGCCACAAGAGCAGCAAAGGCGGACTTCGATTTAATCGTTGCCGCTGGCGGTGATGGGACAATTAATGAAGTCGTCAACGGCATTGCCGGCTTGGAAAAACGCCCAATGATGGCCGTCATTCCGGCTGGGACAACAAACGATTATGCTCGGGCTTTGAAGATTCCGCGTGATAATCCGGTTGAAGCAGCCCGCGTGATTTTGAAGAACCAAACGCTTAAGATGGATATCGGTCAAGCCAATGACAATTACTTCATGAACATTGCTGGTGGTGGTTTGCTAACCGAATTGACCTATGAAGTCCCCTCAGACTTTAAGTCAATTTTTGGCTATCTCGCGTATGTCGTAAAAGGTGCTGAGATGTTACCCCAAATTAAACCGATTAAGATGCATCTGGAATATGATGAAGGTACGTATGATGGGGAAGCTTCCCTATTCTTACTCGGTTTAACCAATTCAGTTGGTGGATTTGAACAGATTGCGCCGGATGCACAACTGAATGATGGTAATTTCTCATTGATTGTGGTTAAGACAGCCAACATGGCCGAATTAGTCCATTTAATCGCACTCGTCATTAAAGGTGGCAAACACGTTAATGATCCACGGGTCATTTATACCAAGACGTCAAAACTAGTTGCGCGTCCTGGTGATGATGACGTTAAGATGATGATTAATTTAGATGGCGAATACGGTGGCGATGCACCAATGACCTTTACTAACTTGCAACAACATATCGAGATGTATGTGAATAAGGAAGATATTCCAGATCACGCTATTACATCAGAAACCCCTACTCAGCAGTCTGCCGAAGATTTATTCGTAAAGGAAGTCGAAGCAATTTCTGAAGAAGACATAGACGGCGATGGTAAAATAGGTTAA
- a CDS encoding Rrf2 family transcriptional regulator, whose protein sequence is MKKSVRLSNAVHLMTLIALNPFDNLSSQRIAKSINTNPSFIRQIMGQLKTAGLLTSVKGHAEPKLTKAPDQISLCDIYKAVDDTRLLNIDTQIDPSCGPGQNIQLSLATYYDQIQETAEQQMQAIKLADIIEQYQQRLVENPELKLYEN, encoded by the coding sequence ATGAAAAAATCAGTCCGTTTAAGCAATGCCGTCCACCTGATGACCCTGATTGCTTTAAACCCGTTTGATAACCTTTCTAGTCAGCGCATTGCTAAAAGCATCAATACTAACCCCTCTTTTATTCGCCAAATCATGGGGCAACTTAAGACAGCTGGCCTATTGACGAGCGTTAAGGGCCATGCCGAACCCAAACTAACGAAAGCTCCTGACCAAATTTCGCTCTGTGATATCTATAAAGCCGTCGATGATACCCGGTTATTGAACATCGATACCCAAATTGATCCTAGTTGCGGCCCCGGACAAAATATTCAATTATCGCTTGCTACCTATTACGATCAAATCCAAGAAACTGCTGAACAGCAAATGCAAGCCATCAAACTAGCCGACATTATCGAACAATATCAACAACGTCTCGTTGAAAATCCAGAATTAAAACTTTACGAAAACTAA
- the gatC gene encoding Asp-tRNA(Asn)/Glu-tRNA(Gln) amidotransferase subunit GatC, translated as MIDKTQVQHVAELSKLAFSDAELEQFTEQLADIMKMTDELNKVDTTGVPVTTHVNNLQNIVREDVAQAGTDREILMKNAPDSADGLLKVPAIMDKEED; from the coding sequence ATGATTGATAAAACACAAGTTCAGCATGTCGCAGAACTTTCAAAACTAGCTTTTAGCGATGCTGAGTTAGAACAATTTACTGAACAACTTGCAGACATCATGAAAATGACTGATGAATTAAATAAAGTTGATACAACGGGTGTCCCAGTGACGACCCACGTGAATAACCTTCAAAATATTGTCCGCGAAGATGTGGCTCAAGCTGGCACAGATCGCGAGATTTTAATGAAGAATGCACCAGATTCAGCGGACGGCTTATTGAAAGTCCCTGCCATTATGGATAAGGAGGAAGACTAG
- a CDS encoding SPFH domain-containing protein translates to MGIFISILVILVLVIVAVTLFSSFALIHTGEVGILERLGVYVKTLDPGFHLVIPFIYHITEIVNMKQIPLKVAEQEVITKDNVVVMISETIKYHITDVNAYVYKNKDSVLSMVQDTRAQLRGIIGNMDLNDVLNGTEKINQTLFEQLSEVTAGYGLNVDRVNIDSIQVAHDIQESMNKLLRASREKEANIMEAEGLKAAAIRKAEGLKEANILEAEANKQTQILEAEGKAQSERTIAEAVKDQINLINASLVNNGELYLQYKNIEAMEHIADGQNNTIVLPNKSIDSLGNLPAIGALVQKESTKHSN, encoded by the coding sequence ATGGGTATTTTCATCAGTATTTTAGTCATTCTTGTTTTAGTTATTGTTGCAGTCACCCTCTTTTCATCATTTGCCTTGATTCATACCGGGGAAGTTGGGATTTTGGAACGCTTAGGGGTCTACGTTAAAACGCTTGATCCTGGTTTCCATTTGGTCATTCCATTCATTTATCACATCACAGAAATCGTTAATATGAAACAAATCCCCTTAAAAGTCGCTGAACAAGAAGTCATTACCAAAGACAACGTGGTTGTTATGATTTCGGAAACGATTAAATATCACATCACTGACGTCAATGCGTACGTTTATAAAAATAAAGATTCCGTTCTAAGTATGGTCCAAGACACCCGTGCACAATTACGTGGGATTATTGGGAACATGGACTTGAACGATGTTTTAAATGGCACCGAAAAAATTAACCAAACCCTTTTTGAACAACTTAGCGAAGTAACAGCCGGCTACGGCTTAAACGTTGATCGGGTCAATATCGATTCAATTCAAGTGGCCCACGATATCCAAGAATCAATGAATAAATTGCTCCGTGCTTCGCGTGAAAAAGAAGCCAACATTATGGAAGCCGAAGGGCTCAAAGCCGCCGCAATCCGTAAAGCTGAAGGGTTAAAAGAAGCGAATATTCTAGAAGCCGAAGCCAATAAACAAACACAAATTTTGGAAGCTGAAGGGAAAGCTCAAAGTGAACGAACAATTGCCGAAGCTGTTAAAGATCAAATTAATTTGATCAACGCCAGCTTAGTCAATAACGGCGAACTCTATCTTCAATATAAGAATATTGAAGCGATGGAACACATCGCAGACGGTCAAAATAACACCATTGTCTTGCCAAATAAGTCAATCGATAGCTTGGGTAATTTGCCAGCAATTGGTGCTCTAGTTCAAAAAGAAAGTACCAAGCATTCTAATTAA
- a CDS encoding alpha/beta hydrolase — translation MWPAAQWSRQSVMTLAKRHDSRMSPVIFIPGSSATQNRFDELVAKLNANRGNRHSLLKLTVHENNQISYSGEIKPRDNEPFIVVGFENNKDGYSNIQKQAKWFSLAFTALTKKYQFNNFKAVGHSNGGLIYTAFLEDYFNRDDITVKKLMTIGSPYNFSETSITHKSQMLTDFIKKRKNIPTNLSMYSIAGTENFENDGIVPARSVEAGKYIYQGQVKHYTEITVTGDQAQHSDLPQNQQIVALLEQYILSKKNTRNAQPTPKDSTPSEDQ, via the coding sequence ATGTGGCCAGCTGCTCAATGGAGTCGCCAGAGCGTGATGACCTTAGCTAAGCGCCATGATTCACGAATGTCACCGGTAATTTTTATTCCAGGGAGTAGTGCAACCCAAAATCGGTTTGATGAATTAGTGGCTAAATTGAACGCTAACCGCGGGAATCGGCACAGCTTGTTAAAACTAACTGTGCATGAAAATAATCAGATTAGCTATTCAGGGGAAATTAAACCGCGGGATAATGAACCGTTTATCGTGGTTGGTTTTGAAAATAATAAGGACGGTTACAGTAATATTCAAAAGCAAGCTAAATGGTTTTCGCTGGCGTTTACCGCGTTGACTAAGAAGTATCAATTTAATAACTTTAAAGCGGTTGGCCATTCCAATGGTGGCTTAATTTATACAGCTTTTTTAGAAGATTATTTTAATCGCGATGATATTACAGTGAAGAAGTTGATGACGATTGGTTCGCCGTATAACTTTTCCGAAACGTCGATTACGCATAAGTCACAGATGCTGACGGATTTCATTAAGAAACGTAAAAATATTCCGACGAACTTATCGATGTATTCAATTGCGGGAACGGAAAACTTTGAAAATGATGGGATTGTACCCGCGCGTAGTGTAGAGGCGGGGAAGTACATTTATCAAGGGCAAGTCAAGCACTACACCGAAATTACAGTGACAGGTGACCAAGCACAACACTCTGATCTACCACAGAATCAACAGATTGTGGCCTTGTTAGAACAGTACATTCTCAGCAAAAAGAACACCCGCAATGCACAACCAACACCTAAGGATTCAACACCTTCAGAAGACCAATAA